GCCAGCCTTTCACTCAGATGTACCCACTTGAACCTTGGAATGTATTTGAGGTTCCAAATCATGTCATAATAACGTGACCTTTTCCTAGAgccaatttttgtattattgagTTTAGCAGCTACTTCTTTagctacttttttcttttcgaatTCTACCCACCCTTCTGTAAACTGATTAGGTACGCGTTTTCTTTTCTCACCTATTTCTGAAATTGAAAGAGTGATATTAACAGTGGAAATTTTTATAGACCTAGCTACAAAACACTACAAGTATCTCCTAAGTTCTAAAAGTTTACAAATGAACCTGCGCTTCTAAAAGAGTACAAGATCTTGAGAAACCCTGTTTGCAGTGGGTTCCCAATAACCTACAAGCTGCTTGCTTTCGGCTTTGTTGAGTAATATGAAAACGATTGCATTTAGCTAATTAAAATCAACCTTGACTAGGTACGTGACTTTATGATAAATTGCATGTCGAAACAAtaacataacctcaaaatatacatacttcCACTTGGTTGTAAAAATATCCTTCCCACGTCACCAAACTCGCTAAATATTTCTCGTATTTTAGCGACATTCATGAACGGAGGTAttgtagataaatatatgattCCTCGTTTTCTAGTTTTCTTTCTAACGTAGTTTTCGTTGCTATCCGAGATGTTATCATTTGTATCACATTCTGAGCCATTTTCGGGAACTCGTTCAGTTTCAGGCGCAgtcatattttcaaatatcta
This DNA window, taken from Plodia interpunctella isolate USDA-ARS_2022_Savannah chromosome 2, ilPloInte3.2, whole genome shotgun sequence, encodes the following:
- the LOC128678863 gene encoding uncharacterized protein LOC128678863, yielding MTAPETERVPENGSECDTNDNISDSNENYVRKKTRKRGIIYLSTIPPFMNVAKIREIFSEFGDVGRIFLQPSGKIGEKRKRVPNQFTEGWVEFEKKKVAKEVAAKLNNTKIGSRKRSRYYDMIWNLKYIPRFKWVHLSERLAYERAAIKQRLRAEISQAKKEAHYLQSNVEKSKRMKKKKVAVDK